From Sporosarcina sp. Marseille-Q4943, the proteins below share one genomic window:
- a CDS encoding GTPase has translation MSQRWMSDEQFDKIFEEKSSEINEQLESEILIAMIGDVNAGKSSTINRLMGDEVAQVGAKPGETQEIKRFSYKEKIIFVDTPGLDDIYSDHSEETMKFYKQADLVLFFLNAAGTVLSDTELKSLKKIAKVNKDIILVLNKIDAAEDIPSLVKYVQDHTGYEYPVTPISSRTGENIGMLQKEVLTLLETKKKDILMAANMADKSAVANRWILAAGASAATIGAVPIPGSDFVPLTALQVSLMLKLSTLYGKPISKDNAKELIIATIVGNIGKTVFRQIVKLVPGAGMVAGASVAGAMTIALGHAIKYAHENDIELTPKSLKPIYQQFLKKANKK, from the coding sequence ATGAGTCAACGATGGATGTCGGACGAGCAGTTTGACAAAATCTTCGAAGAGAAATCATCGGAAATCAACGAACAATTGGAAAGTGAAATACTGATCGCCATGATTGGTGATGTGAATGCCGGCAAATCTTCGACGATCAATCGTCTAATGGGAGATGAGGTGGCGCAAGTCGGTGCGAAGCCAGGAGAAACGCAGGAAATTAAGAGATTCAGTTATAAAGAAAAGATCATCTTCGTCGATACACCTGGACTGGACGATATTTATAGTGATCATTCCGAAGAAACGATGAAATTTTATAAGCAGGCGGATTTGGTCTTATTCTTTTTAAATGCGGCAGGGACGGTATTATCAGATACGGAACTCAAATCATTAAAGAAGATCGCTAAAGTGAACAAAGATATCATTCTTGTATTGAACAAAATAGATGCCGCTGAGGACATACCGAGCCTCGTGAAATATGTGCAAGACCATACAGGTTACGAATATCCTGTCACACCGATTTCCTCCCGGACGGGGGAAAATATCGGCATGTTGCAAAAAGAAGTGCTCACATTATTGGAAACCAAAAAAAAAGATATATTAATGGCCGCAAACATGGCCGATAAATCTGCGGTCGCCAATCGTTGGATCCTTGCAGCAGGAGCATCCGCTGCTACAATCGGAGCCGTTCCGATCCCTGGATCCGACTTCGTACCGTTAACTGCATTGCAAGTCAGTCTCATGTTGAAACTCTCAACCTTGTACGGCAAACCAATTTCAAAAGATAATGCAAAAGAATTAATTATCGCGACGATTGTCGGAAATATAGGAAAGACGGTTTTTAGGCAAATCGTGAAGTTAGTTCCTGGTGCCGGCATGGTCGCGGGAGCAAGTGTAGCCGGTGCAATGACAATCGCGTTAGGACATGCAATTAAGTATGCGCATGAAAATGATATCGAGTTGACACCGAAATCTTTGAAACCGATTTATCAACAGTTCCTGAAAAAGGCCAACAAAAAATAG
- a CDS encoding manganese catalase family protein — protein MWVYEKKLLYPVEVTTCNPKLARYIMEQYGGADGELAAALRYMNQRYTVPDKVIGVLNDIATEEFSHLEMLATMIYKLTKDATPQQLEEAGLAGHFANHGHALFYENANGVPFTSTYIQAKGDPIADLYEDIAAEEKARATYQWLIDLSDDPGLTDALRFLRERENVHSLRFRESVQILMEERDRKKIF, from the coding sequence ATGTGGGTCTATGAAAAAAAGCTTTTATATCCAGTTGAAGTGACGACGTGTAATCCGAAATTGGCTAGGTATATCATGGAGCAATACGGCGGAGCGGACGGCGAGCTCGCAGCAGCCCTACGCTATATGAATCAGCGGTACACCGTTCCTGACAAAGTGATCGGCGTGTTGAATGACATTGCTACTGAAGAGTTCTCCCACTTGGAAATGCTAGCAACGATGATATATAAACTAACGAAAGATGCCACACCACAACAATTGGAAGAGGCCGGCCTAGCAGGGCATTTCGCTAACCACGGCCATGCACTTTTCTATGAGAATGCGAACGGCGTCCCATTCACATCGACATACATTCAAGCGAAAGGCGATCCGATCGCTGATTTGTATGAGGATATTGCTGCGGAAGAGAAAGCGCGGGCGACATACCAATGGCTCATTGACCTTTCAGATGACCCGGGGTTAACCGATGCACTGAGATTCCTCCGGGAAAGGGAGAATGTCCATTCCTTGCGGTTCCGCGAATCTGTCCAGATTCTAATGGAAGAAAGAGATCGAAAGAAGATATTTTAG
- a CDS encoding spore coat protein CotJB, with protein MNAFDEERQMMQRVQEADFVVVELTLYTNTHPDDQEALDQWRAAIKEAARLRRQYENRYGPLSLYSIPSEQAIESGWRWNQPPWPWQK; from the coding sequence GTGAATGCATTCGATGAAGAACGTCAAATGATGCAACGCGTGCAGGAGGCCGATTTTGTCGTCGTCGAACTGACGCTGTACACGAATACGCATCCCGATGACCAAGAAGCATTGGACCAATGGAGAGCAGCCATTAAAGAGGCCGCCCGCCTCAGACGTCAATATGAAAATCGATACGGACCCCTTTCACTCTATTCCATACCTTCCGAACAGGCAATCGAATCAGGCTGGCGTTGGAATCAACCACCGTGGCCATGGCAAAAGTGA
- a CDS encoding spore coat associated protein CotJA, whose product MERPSYRGSFKPWISPLDPCPPIRVKKFVLPPQLFINFQPPGLPQFTPEQALRHGTLWPILADGFSREEGIS is encoded by the coding sequence TTGGAACGACCGTCATACCGGGGAAGCTTCAAACCATGGATTTCCCCCCTTGACCCGTGTCCGCCCATTAGGGTGAAGAAGTTTGTACTGCCACCTCAACTGTTCATCAATTTTCAACCACCAGGACTGCCACAGTTCACACCCGAGCAGGCGCTCCGCCATGGAACACTTTGGCCGATACTTGCAGATGGATTTTCTCGGGAGGAGGGTATTTCGTGA
- a CDS encoding aminoglycoside phosphotransferase family protein, protein MNIPISFQEKIINCFGEQGDVWLQSLECKVNSIAENWGLTLESPVTNLSYNYVVHVTDQNNDPYILKMGVPGFDFTNEIRTVQHYDGQGCAVLVKADAEQGAMLLEKLQPGTMLSTETDEEVVIQNFCHVWKQIRRPLPIDGDFPTVLDWATAFTKYQGNFKENDGPIPNEWVKTANDYLHEIQHSSADNELLHGDLHHENILFSSERGWLAIDPKGVAGSPYFDVVSFLINHLFTKPNPEVLLKKRVDLLSDSLDLDREKLLKAAVSMSTLYACWGVDDKDPDWDKTYQCTKWFEKLLEEI, encoded by the coding sequence ATGAACATACCTATTTCATTTCAAGAAAAAATCATCAACTGTTTTGGAGAGCAAGGGGATGTGTGGTTACAATCGTTGGAGTGCAAAGTGAACAGCATTGCGGAAAACTGGGGTTTGACACTGGAAAGCCCCGTCACGAATCTTTCCTATAACTACGTCGTACACGTTACCGACCAAAACAACGACCCATACATATTGAAGATGGGAGTGCCGGGATTCGATTTTACAAACGAAATTCGGACAGTGCAGCACTACGACGGACAAGGGTGTGCGGTGCTCGTAAAAGCTGATGCCGAACAGGGGGCTATGCTACTCGAAAAGCTGCAACCCGGAACAATGCTTAGTACAGAAACAGACGAAGAAGTTGTCATTCAAAACTTTTGTCACGTTTGGAAACAAATTCGACGACCGTTGCCGATAGACGGCGACTTTCCAACGGTCCTTGACTGGGCAACTGCATTTACGAAATATCAGGGCAATTTCAAAGAAAACGACGGTCCGATTCCAAATGAATGGGTCAAGACGGCAAATGACTACTTGCATGAAATTCAGCATTCATCAGCAGACAACGAACTGCTGCATGGCGACCTGCACCATGAGAATATATTATTTTCAAGCGAAAGAGGCTGGCTTGCGATCGATCCGAAAGGTGTTGCCGGCAGTCCGTACTTTGACGTCGTTTCATTCCTCATCAATCACCTATTCACAAAGCCGAATCCAGAAGTATTGTTGAAGAAGCGAGTGGACCTGCTCAGTGATTCTTTGGACTTGGACCGCGAAAAACTGTTAAAAGCTGCCGTTTCGATGTCGACTTTGTATGCTTGCTGGGGAGTTGATGACAAGGATCCTGATTGGGATAAAACCTATCAATGTACAAAATGGTTCGAGAAATTACTAGAAGAAATCTAG